One genomic segment of Desulforegula conservatrix Mb1Pa includes these proteins:
- a CDS encoding cupin domain-containing protein encodes MNESVMMKNIPFSEIFDMKSLVDYETGRVVSRTIAQKSGVGITVFAFDKHEEISTHASSGDAMVILLDGKAIITIGEKKINAESGQTVVMPANIPHSLFAEEAFKMLLIVVKP; translated from the coding sequence ATGAATGAATCTGTAATGATGAAGAATATACCATTCTCTGAAATCTTTGATATGAAAAGCCTCGTTGACTATGAAACAGGCAGGGTAGTTAGCAGAACCATAGCTCAAAAAAGTGGTGTTGGCATAACTGTATTTGCATTCGATAAACATGAAGAGATAAGCACACACGCCTCTTCTGGGGATGCAATGGTTATATTGCTTGATGGAAAAGCCATAATCACCATAGGAGAGAAAAAAATTAACGCCGAATCTGGTCAAACTGTTGTTATGCCTGCCAACATACCACACTCATTATTTGCGGAAGAAGCTTTCAAAATGTTGTTAATAGTTGTTAAGCCATAA